The sequence GACGTAAGCACAAAAGAAGCCTCACCACACACCAGCTTACGCAATCAGCAAGTTTGTTATCTAAACTGAAACTGATgcattagtttaaaaaaataaaaacaacattagaCATAAAACAGTCAGAATATaaaatttttcatttaaaaatatttagtcTCCATAGTTTTTTTATTGCATAGCAAGTGGACATTACTTTTAAAATATGGgaagaaaatggcaaaaaataaaaagaagatgTCAAAAGATTTGACCATCCCATAATTTAAATCACTTTCATTTATATTGATTTCATAGGTAGCAAAATCTACACAAATCTGGCATGAAGTGTTTGATTTAGTGTAACAGTAAAAGGTGAAACAGAGATAATCTGCCACAACAGAATTACAccacaaacactgacatcatgCCAACTACAGAtttcagaaatgtttaaaaacatctttcctAATGACTGGCTTACAGCCTTATGTAACCTCTGAACCACACAGTAATCACAGTCATATTTTGTGCAGTGTTGTTGGCACAGCATCAGTAAACTCAGATATCTCCTCAGTGGGTGGCTGCAGGGAGGAGCAGGGACCCCTGCTGTACGTCGTGCTAAGTAAAGCCAGATCGCTGTGGGCAGCCTGGGAAGAAGCCAGTACATGTGAATTATTAGATGACCCTTCATGCAGCCAGAGACATGAAATCCTCTCCAGATGAGTCCTCTTTACTCTTGCTACagtttttactcaaaatgttaTAGCAAAAAAGTGCTATAACATTTTGAAGATCATATGAATGAATGCTTTTTACATAACTTACATAATGCCACTCAGGTGTTTGGGTTGACCATGGAGGTGTTGAAGGTTATGAGAATTCAGCTGGAAGGATCAGTGAAAAAAGCTGGAGGTGTGTGAAGCTACAGCTCATCCAATTGAGATTCTTATTTGTGTTCAAACTGACTCAGTCATCATTACTCCACTAGTTAAGCCTAAAATAATGGAGTGCTTGTGCTTTATGGAGAGGATGATATCTATGGCCAGGTCAGAGTCAACTGTATTAGAGTCATACAGGAAGGAAGGTGATGAAGACTTCAGACCATGGAAACCTTAATGCAGTCCAACTGGAAAGAGCCTTAGTGGACTTGTCATGGCAACAAACTCATATGGCAACTTAATCAGAAGGTGAGCCAGTCATCTCTGTCATGAATGAGCTTCCTCCAAACCAAGAAAACCTTCCATCAGCCTTTTTAATATGAATGCACCATGTTTGAACTCAGTCCTTTATATTGTCCTGGCTCAAACTGGGGTTTTTGTATTTTAGGGCATTTCTAGCTAGGGGGAACTCTATTAGGAAACTGGTTTCAAATCAAGCCCTGCAGTGGATGTGTATGACCACTAGTTTCATTATTTGTTCTCCTTATATTCCTGGAGCTCTTTCCAGATTTAAGTTTTAGGAACTGGCTTGTTTGATTTAAATTTCAGGAACTGGCAAGCGTGCACTGCCTCTCATTTAGTCAGGTCATCTCAGATTGAGTTAAACTGGCCAATTTCTTAGTCAGTGCTGCCAAAAGCAGCTAACAAAGTTTGCTACATGAACTTCATATCAGACAGCAATGTGTGCAGATGTGCAGGAAACAAGTTTAGGTTTTCTTCTGATTATGTCAATGCATCGCTGGGAAAAGTCACAAAGAAGTAATAGCTGTCTCATGTAGCCTCActcctgaaaaaaataaaaccacataaaATCTTTTTACAACATAACAATAAATGTCAGAActtttgtgttcagttcatcAAAACCAACCCAAATATTAAAACTTCTTCTGGGAAAAGCTGCACACAGTTAACGCCTAGCTGGTAAACATAATGAagtatttagcagcttaagagccagatatttccctcaggagatgGTCAAGACCAAAAATagagctaaaggagagtgaatattggacttacattcaccaggtgaaaagaaacacaactccaaatgaatgataatgttgttctctaactgctggatgtgtaaataagcaacagtTTGCTATCTAGTTAATAACttaaaggtgatgatatgtcgGTTgaacttgtttccactgcccctAAGGGACCACAAAATCAGTTAATGGAGGTTTAAATTATGAGTTTATGTTGTTCTTTATCTTTGTCTTTagttagcactaaacacaagtACAGCTAAGTACAGGCTAACAgggatgtcattagttttggaggtatttggtcacaaaccaaagtattggagaaatttacatttttacctGTTGATGAAAAATAGATAGAGATATTTCAAGCTGGACCACAATGAACAATCGACTGACTGACATTGCTATTCCTTGTTCTTAAGACAGATCTCTCTTATCAAACTTCTACTACCTCATAGACATAGATAAAACCCAGTTTCATCAAATGAGGATTCAtggtttttcttctcctgttATCACACTGTCATAAATCCCCTTTAATAATCAACACTCAGCATAACACCAGGCTGTTGACACACTGTCATGGTTTGTATGTTGAGGGGTAGGAGTGACCGTAGGGGATGGGAGTGACCAACTTGTACCTAAGCAATATGTACACATTGAGCGAAGAGGCTTCCATGATGCTGCAGTTCATGGTACAGTCTGTGGTACAAGAGAATATGAGCCCTCAAAAGAAACACTGGATGGTGACACTACAAGAAGTTTTCTACCCTGCCTTAGCAGCTGTGGGCATCCCCTGTAAGTATATCTAAACTCCACATCCGAGTTACAGCTGTTGGCTGATTTCATACTGTTTTATGGCATTTTGAATGATGCTGttaatgtgatgtgtgtgtaaagcagTGATACTTTTAGTTCTTATAACGGTTTGAGAAATGTGATGCCTCCATTGACACAAGTCCTTTTCTTAGCCAACATCATCACCTTATTGATCATCTGGAGGAGGAACTGCATGCTCTCCAGGTCCAGCACCTTCTATCTGATGGCCATCTCTGTGGCTGACAACCTTGTACTGATCTTCATTGTGGTTCTTGAGCTTTCTGTTAAGTACCACCAGCAAGAGCCGTTTTGGAGTTACGAGCCCTGGTGTAACCTAAGGGATATTTTTAACTACGGTGCCTACAATGCCTCAACGTGGCTGGTGGTTGTGTTCACAGTGGAACGTTTTGTCGCCATCCACACTTggaaaatgaaaaccaaaatcTGCACCTCAAGATGTGCAGCATGGACTATCACAGCTGTCTACCTCTTAAGTCATTTCTTTGCCATTCCTTACTACTGGTCTAATGTGTCAGTCTTCGAGAACAACCAGACCAGATGTATTTACAAACCAGAGGCCCCATCTCATTTCATTCATGCACTCGTTTGGTTTCAAACATTGCAAGCCTACATACTGCCCTTTCTCATCATTCTCACACTTAACGGGCTGACTCTGCGCCTGATCTCTCTCAGCAACCGTGTTCACATCACCACAGATTTAACCTCCAGGGTCCACAAGGTTATGCCCCTGCTGCGCTCCAGGAGGAGAAAATCTGTGGTGCTTCTGGTGACTGTGTCCATGAGTTTTGTCCTGCTGTCTGTCACCCGTGTTATCACTCAAATCATCCTCCGCACGACTCACATGTACACTTTGGATCGTAATGATTATAATCTCCTGATAAATATAGCAGCTGACACTGGCACCATGTTGAGCCTGACCAACGCTGCTGCAAACATGTACCTGTACGTCTGCACCCAGTCCAAGTTTCGCCAGGAGTTCTTAGCCTGCATCAGACAGGTGTCCTtctactgtaaaacaaaactctagacagaaaaaaacctcCAGTGTCTTTGCTACACACAATGACCAACACATTGGGCCtcatgaatgaatgttttttcttatttttcttttatatttgttcttgcacaaagcagtaagaggaaaataagaaaatcctatgtgggattcaacaaactctcttaattTCCTGAACTCATAAATCGCtcatttcagcctgatgaataccacctgttcatgaggaggtgcgatgtgatcattagcataatccatGACCCTAAAATTGGCTCCATGTTCCattcattgactgtatatacatatggacatcatgacagctccccaaaaatgaagctaaaacatctcaatcgccccctggtggctggctgcagtgttcttatcatgctgatgtatgtgcaagtgctcatttttcttttaagtttgtttttaattagttctttgatgatataaaaagggagtgtgacatcatgattgacagctgtgacagccgctctcgAACCTCTGTCAGCCCGACTCTACTGAGCACTGGCTCCAAATAATGTCACACAAGTGAGATGGCAGCCCCTgaaaaggagatattttggcttcagtAGACGTAGGAAGTGGAGATGCGTCgttcatatttatatacaggCAATGGTTCCTCTCCATTTGTGGAGTTGCAAAAAAAGTTCCCAAAGAGCAAAAATACTGCGCAGCTTCAAGCCCCACTTTCAGAAAACAGACGAAAAACATGTACTGAATTTAGGAGTGTCAGTGGGAGACCCGAAAcaattgatgaatgccacaaatgttcttaatggaccagtgtgtaagatttagtggcatctagcggtgaggttgcagattgcaaccaacctCACCCTCCACTTCCAAGTGTGGCCACAAAACTCgcaataaaacatgaaaggtcctctctagagccagtttttggtttgtctattctgggctactgtagaaacatggcagtgctaCATGACGCTATCTGTGGAAGAGGatccgctccctatgtagatataaagggcccattctaaggtaacgaaaacacaacaattcttattttcatgggtttatacactgattaaaacgTATTAATGAATATGATATTCCACTTCTGCCTAATCTGTtcctctagatgccactaaattctatgcactgcacctttaaaccaCTCGCATGTGCATTTTAACTGAACTGATTGTATGAGTGCTTTTTGCATGAGGCCTATTGTGTTCAAGGAAGTCTGTGCAGGTGCACTTTCCCACTGTTGAGGAACAGAGGAAATGATTTCATGGCAGTCATAACCGGGTAATGACTTTGTTTCTTCCAGCAGACAGTAAGGCCTTTAATTGAACTGCGActccataaaacataatttaattttctttattactgTATTACTTGTTTTACTCATTCTGTCCTTCTGTTAAAGGAGGGAGGTGACTTTTAGCCTCCACAATAACAATCCTGACACACATCTGCACTGTTTGACAAGACAGTTTAAATTTCAGAGTTAATTTCCTGTATTGGTTTCCAGagccagagcaaacaaacaagaacaagcACTGACTTGACAGACTTTTTCACTCTTGGCAAGACAGTTTGCAGAGTAAGACAAACAagatgaacatactgtatgccaTGCCTGAATATTTCTACCCagagttttttaaaatatggagataaaaatacatttacaatcaAAGtgaattatacatttaaagACTTTTGGAGTTTTTATTACTAAACTGTGTGAACCaatgatattttaatattcaagcatttgttcatatttgat is a genomic window of Thunnus maccoyii chromosome 4, fThuMac1.1, whole genome shotgun sequence containing:
- the LOC121895715 gene encoding probable G-protein coupled receptor 139; its protein translation is MGVTNLYLSNMYTLSEEASMMLQFMVQSVVQENMSPQKKHWMVTLQEVFYPALAAVGIPSNIITLLIIWRRNCMLSRSSTFYLMAISVADNLVLIFIVVLELSVKYHQQEPFWSYEPWCNLRDIFNYGAYNASTWLVVVFTVERFVAIHTWKMKTKICTSRCAAWTITAVYLLSHFFAIPYYWSNVSVFENNQTRCIYKPEAPSHFIHALVWFQTLQAYILPFLIILTLNGLTLRLISLSNRVHITTDLTSRVHKVMPLLRSRRRKSVVLLVTVSMSFVLLSVTRVITQIILRTTHMYTLDRNDYNLLINIAADTGTMLSLTNAAANMYLYVCTQSKFRQEFLACIRQVSFYCKTKL